Proteins co-encoded in one Halorussus lipolyticus genomic window:
- a CDS encoding S8 family serine peptidase yields MAGYNRRSFLKLSGTALGGIAVGSSVTAAASTERFLVDTAKTSQSEVESAGLEVVHDLHEINVLVVKGSESDVESLGIDYAADSAYSLDLPIERESPITAEDASDEPAYPIQWDKQAQNIPEAHEITRGEETRVSVIDTGVAAGHPDLEHAVNEELSQDFTGDGYGAAGPYGGYHGTHVAGIVAADDQNDAGVVGSAPGTEIVDCRVFSPSSLASFADILAAIVYSVRIGSDAANLSLGAYPSTRKGQGKFYGKVLNRTTTYANNQGTVIVVAAGNDGADLQHDGNVVSLPAEAANVISVSATGPIGFNWGGEGLESPTYTPAKYTNYGTNAVDIGAPGGNYDAEFPAGWYYDMVFNTVAMPNFDDEGNYLGATYDYSWIAGTSMAAPQVAGAAALVRSQNPGLNANEVRQTLENSADEVDEFDKAYYSSGVLNPYAALK; encoded by the coding sequence ATGGCCGGTTACAACCGACGGTCGTTCCTCAAGCTCAGCGGTACAGCACTCGGCGGCATCGCGGTCGGCAGTTCCGTCACTGCCGCGGCGTCCACCGAGCGATTCCTCGTGGACACGGCGAAGACCTCCCAGTCCGAGGTCGAATCAGCGGGCCTCGAAGTCGTCCACGACCTCCACGAAATCAACGTGCTGGTCGTGAAGGGGTCGGAGTCCGACGTCGAATCGCTCGGCATCGACTACGCCGCCGACAGCGCCTACTCGCTCGACCTCCCCATCGAGCGAGAGTCGCCCATCACGGCCGAGGACGCGAGCGACGAACCCGCGTACCCGATTCAGTGGGACAAGCAGGCCCAGAACATCCCGGAAGCCCACGAAATCACGCGCGGTGAGGAGACCCGCGTCTCCGTCATCGACACCGGTGTCGCGGCGGGCCACCCGGACCTCGAACACGCCGTCAACGAGGAGCTTTCGCAGGACTTCACCGGCGACGGCTACGGTGCGGCGGGTCCCTACGGCGGCTACCACGGTACCCACGTCGCAGGTATCGTCGCGGCCGACGACCAGAACGACGCCGGCGTCGTCGGGAGCGCCCCCGGTACCGAAATCGTGGACTGCCGGGTCTTCTCGCCGAGTTCGCTCGCGTCGTTCGCCGACATCCTCGCGGCAATCGTCTACAGCGTCCGCATCGGTTCGGACGCCGCCAACCTCAGCCTCGGCGCGTACCCCTCCACCCGGAAGGGCCAAGGGAAGTTCTACGGCAAGGTCCTCAACCGGACGACGACCTACGCCAACAATCAGGGCACCGTCATCGTCGTCGCGGCCGGTAACGACGGCGCTGACCTCCAGCACGACGGCAACGTCGTCAGCCTCCCGGCAGAGGCCGCCAACGTGATTTCGGTCAGTGCGACCGGTCCCATCGGCTTCAACTGGGGCGGTGAGGGTCTCGAATCGCCGACCTACACGCCCGCGAAGTACACCAATTACGGCACCAACGCCGTGGACATCGGCGCACCCGGTGGCAACTACGACGCCGAGTTCCCCGCCGGCTGGTACTACGACATGGTGTTCAACACGGTTGCCATGCCCAACTTCGACGACGAGGGCAACTACCTCGGTGCCACCTACGACTACTCGTGGATTGCCGGTACGTCGATGGCCGCACCGCAGGTCGCTGGTGCCGCCGCGCTCGTCCGGAGTCAGAACCCCGGTCTCAACGCAAACGAGGTCCGCCAGACGCTGGAGAACAGCGCGGACGAAGTTGATGAGTTCGACAAGGCCTACTACAGTTCGGGCGTGCTGAACCCCTACGCCGCGCTGAAGTAG
- a CDS encoding CNNM domain-containing protein — MVALDTVLRVAGGGLLLLGNGYFVTIEFAMTRVRQFTEGEFQGSMGLERAWEMTDKLEIFLSGCQLGITICSVGLGVVAEPALATLLTPVIALTGISSHAASAIAALTIINLLHVIVGEQAPTYLGIERTRFVAKYGSAPLYYWTKIFSPVIILSDKAAKWLLSLFGVEITRSWTEAEEGEDTQISTRGDVRREIGDLLSRTDLEDEREEEVLAAFAIDDILASDIMVDREDVVSLSVDDDPDAVVRTVEEHPFSRFPLVDGELAEFVGVIHAPVLVTNLDGLRAGETTLAEIAIDPMTVPADQAVSEVIDQFQAQHHELALVESEGEVVGLVTATDAFEAVMGDLEDPFDEEERPEATS; from the coding sequence ATGGTTGCGTTGGATACGGTCCTGCGAGTCGCCGGTGGTGGCTTGCTGTTACTCGGCAACGGCTACTTCGTCACCATCGAGTTCGCCATGACTCGCGTTCGGCAGTTCACCGAAGGCGAGTTCCAAGGGTCGATGGGATTGGAGCGCGCGTGGGAGATGACCGACAAGTTGGAAATCTTTCTCTCGGGGTGCCAACTCGGAATCACCATCTGTAGCGTCGGCCTCGGCGTGGTCGCCGAACCCGCGCTGGCGACCCTCCTCACACCGGTCATCGCACTAACCGGCATCAGTTCGCACGCGGCGAGCGCCATCGCCGCCCTCACCATCATCAACCTCCTGCACGTCATCGTCGGCGAGCAGGCCCCGACGTATCTGGGCATCGAGCGCACCCGGTTCGTCGCCAAGTACGGTTCGGCACCGCTCTACTACTGGACCAAGATTTTCTCGCCCGTCATCATCCTCTCGGACAAGGCGGCGAAGTGGCTCCTCTCGCTGTTCGGCGTCGAAATCACTCGGTCGTGGACCGAGGCCGAGGAGGGCGAGGACACCCAAATCTCGACCAGAGGAGACGTGCGCCGGGAAATCGGCGACCTGCTGAGTCGGACCGACCTCGAAGACGAGCGCGAGGAGGAGGTCCTCGCGGCGTTCGCCATCGACGACATCCTCGCCAGCGACATCATGGTGGACCGCGAGGACGTGGTGTCGCTGTCGGTGGACGACGACCCGGACGCGGTGGTTCGGACCGTCGAGGAGCATCCCTTCTCCCGGTTCCCGCTGGTTGACGGCGAGTTAGCGGAGTTCGTCGGTGTCATCCACGCACCGGTCCTCGTGACCAACCTCGACGGACTCCGGGCGGGCGAGACGACGCTCGCGGAAATCGCCATCGACCCGATGACGGTGCCGGCCGACCAAGCCGTCAGCGAGGTCATCGACCAGTTTCAGGCCCAACACCACGAACTCGCGCTGGTCGAGTCCGAGGGAGAAGTCGTCGGACTGGTCACGGCGACAGACGCTTTCGAGGCCGTGATGGGCGACCTCGAAGACCCCTTCGACGAGGAGGAGAGACCGGAAGCGACCTCCTGA
- a CDS encoding HalOD1 output domain-containing protein → MPVSRTALSDDRKVSTAVVEAVAEAEGVTPVEIDTPLHRAIDPDALNRLFGREWTRAGTPRVRFTYSGYEVTVLDAERITVRSADEDERGAPDDSASGQ, encoded by the coding sequence ATGCCAGTTTCTCGAACCGCCCTCAGCGACGACCGAAAGGTGAGTACGGCGGTCGTCGAGGCGGTGGCCGAGGCCGAAGGCGTCACACCGGTCGAAATCGACACGCCGCTCCACCGCGCCATCGACCCGGACGCGTTGAACCGACTGTTCGGGCGCGAGTGGACGAGAGCAGGGACTCCTCGGGTGCGGTTCACCTACTCCGGGTACGAGGTAACTGTTCTCGACGCGGAGCGAATCACCGTCCGGTCCGCCGACGAGGACGAACGCGGCGCTCCCGACGACTCAGCGAGCGGCCAGTAA
- a CDS encoding rhodanese-like domain-containing protein: MKRRAFLTSSAVSLSAVAGCLGGGGGGGKLAVTPTDGNLDGYPPAFDDQPEKRNIDTSSFGTVKENGVQVPLAPVDVVHYWYKRGEARIADARGEKQYKTSRVYGSVLSQASPNRRASDDPVMDWPKDDRIVCYCGCPHHLSSIRASQLINEGYENVYVIDEGFWEWHDRGYPMRGNDVDSTPKNWVIKGETQADFAGENAWARHRKTQQVESTDIADEGSYELHLKFHEVGPDSTIQVETPGYTVEGKLKDLSAGTIRG; this comes from the coding sequence ATGAAACGACGAGCCTTTCTGACGAGTAGCGCGGTTTCGCTGTCGGCAGTCGCCGGATGTCTCGGCGGCGGCGGTGGCGGGGGCAAACTCGCTGTCACGCCGACCGACGGGAATCTGGACGGCTACCCGCCGGCGTTCGACGACCAACCGGAGAAGCGCAACATCGACACCTCGTCGTTCGGCACGGTCAAGGAGAACGGCGTGCAGGTCCCGCTGGCCCCGGTAGACGTGGTTCACTACTGGTACAAGCGCGGCGAGGCCCGCATCGCCGACGCCCGCGGCGAGAAGCAGTACAAAACCTCCCGCGTCTACGGTTCGGTCCTGAGTCAGGCCTCGCCGAATCGCCGGGCGTCGGACGATCCCGTGATGGACTGGCCCAAAGACGACCGCATCGTCTGCTACTGCGGGTGTCCCCACCACCTCTCGTCCATCCGGGCGTCCCAACTCATCAACGAGGGCTACGAGAACGTCTACGTCATCGACGAGGGCTTCTGGGAGTGGCACGACCGCGGCTACCCGATGCGTGGCAACGACGTTGACAGCACGCCCAAAAACTGGGTCATTAAGGGAGAGACCCAAGCCGACTTTGCCGGAGAGAACGCGTGGGCACGTCACCGCAAGACCCAACAGGTCGAATCGACCGACATCGCCGACGAGGGTAGCTACGAGCTTCACCTCAAGTTCCACGAGGTCGGTCCCGACTCGACCATCCAAGTCGAGACGCCGGGCTACACCGTCGAAGGAAAACTGAAAGACCTCTCCGCGGGCACGATTCGCGGATAG
- a CDS encoding MMPL family transporter → MKASDLFAAVTEYSRGIIAVLLVLTVLVGAGAPMVGQSSSLEQFQSDSTAAEKLDFIESNFASGDQNRTSVQLIVRDEDGNVLSKGALIETLELQQSLRNNRTINQTLANNTPTSGVANIVATVAIRQEQATELREEGAALRQKRAKLNATAGQLSDALNRTREIQRQYDQLNRSRQRGQINDSAYRQQASQLDSQLRQIRSGVDQSLTDTQAARFTRLMSQTRTLQGQLDTLNASLAAGEINRSTYRERAAPIQQSFEQTYTKGLPGVLRGEFAELREQGTQLQEQRAQLQNASAPTLSEQIEQLQSMNESEVESLVGSVLTEGGNGPAEQAFAFMPTSYEPGSTEADATMLVVFQTQQSETVQSMASSTIVESQTAMQTLAQQSIDRDVLVFGSGIISEETDQSMADSIAIVGPMALLFVVITLIIAYRDLLDILLGVFGIFAVLVWTFGFMGWAGITFNQIFIAVPVLLIGLSIDYAIHVFMRHREEREEHEGESVREGMSVALASVGVALVWVTATTVIGFMSNLVSPLPPIQDFGIVSSVGILAALVVFGGLIPALKVEIDSLLESKGFDRQKRAFGTGGGALGSMLSVGATAARKAPIVVLALTLVLSAGGAYGATQVDTSFSQSDFLAEDPPGWMKDLPEPFAPGTYTAKANLEYVNENFLRQDSQAQVLIEGDVASASALEQVQSARDSAAEKDVVVVLSNGEPRIQSPLSVMSQVAAENETFNATLQSADTDGDGVPDKNVEQVYDELYEVAPDQAEGVVAREDGEYTAVRMVVSVKGGASSSAVTEQMREVADGVEGDDLTATATGQPIVFEIVQDQLLDTVIQSLIITLGATFGFLMIAYRLAHGSATLGAITLLPVAFSVSWILGTMYLLGMPFNVLTGMITSLTVGLGVAYSIHLSERFTLELGRRDTIWQAMHESVTGTGGALLGSAATTVGGFGVLSFAILPALQQFGIITGLTIIYAFLASVLVLPSLLVLWTRYLGPGETGEATTQTAGSPVANSGATEVGED, encoded by the coding sequence GTGAAGGCGAGCGACCTCTTTGCGGCCGTCACGGAGTACAGTCGCGGAATTATCGCGGTTCTCCTCGTCCTGACCGTACTGGTCGGGGCGGGCGCACCGATGGTCGGCCAGTCGTCGTCGCTCGAGCAGTTCCAAAGCGACAGTACGGCCGCCGAGAAGTTGGACTTCATCGAGTCGAACTTCGCTTCGGGCGACCAGAACAGAACGTCAGTACAGCTAATCGTCCGGGACGAGGACGGAAACGTCCTCTCGAAGGGCGCACTAATCGAGACGCTCGAACTCCAGCAGTCGCTCCGGAACAACCGGACGATAAACCAGACGCTGGCGAACAACACCCCGACTTCCGGGGTGGCGAACATCGTCGCCACCGTGGCGATTCGCCAAGAGCAGGCGACCGAACTCCGCGAGGAGGGCGCGGCGCTCCGCCAGAAGCGCGCGAAACTCAACGCCACGGCCGGCCAGCTTTCCGACGCGCTGAACCGGACGCGAGAGATTCAGCGCCAGTACGACCAACTGAACCGGTCGCGCCAGCGCGGTCAAATTAACGACTCGGCTTACCGCCAGCAAGCGAGTCAACTCGACAGTCAGCTTCGCCAGATTCGGAGCGGCGTGGACCAATCCCTGACCGACACGCAGGCCGCTCGATTCACGCGGCTGATGAGCCAGACCCGGACGCTTCAGGGGCAACTCGACACGCTCAACGCCTCGCTGGCCGCGGGCGAAATCAACCGCTCGACCTACCGCGAGCGCGCCGCACCGATTCAACAGAGCTTCGAGCAGACCTACACGAAGGGTCTGCCGGGCGTCCTCCGCGGGGAGTTCGCCGAACTTCGAGAACAGGGCACGCAGTTGCAGGAGCAACGCGCGCAGTTGCAGAACGCTTCCGCGCCGACCCTCTCGGAGCAAATCGAACAGCTTCAATCGATGAACGAGTCGGAAGTCGAATCGCTCGTCGGGTCGGTCCTGACCGAGGGCGGTAACGGTCCCGCCGAGCAGGCCTTCGCGTTCATGCCGACCTCCTACGAACCGGGTAGCACCGAGGCCGACGCGACGATGCTGGTCGTCTTCCAGACCCAGCAGAGCGAGACCGTCCAAAGCATGGCCTCCTCGACCATCGTGGAGTCCCAGACCGCCATGCAGACGCTCGCCCAGCAGTCGATAGACCGCGACGTGCTGGTCTTCGGGTCCGGCATCATCAGCGAGGAGACCGACCAGTCGATGGCCGACAGTATCGCCATCGTCGGCCCGATGGCCCTGCTGTTCGTGGTGATAACTCTCATCATCGCGTACCGGGACCTGCTGGACATCCTCCTCGGGGTGTTCGGCATCTTCGCGGTCCTCGTCTGGACCTTCGGGTTCATGGGTTGGGCAGGCATCACGTTCAACCAGATTTTCATCGCGGTGCCCGTCCTCCTCATCGGTCTCTCCATCGACTACGCGATTCACGTCTTCATGCGTCACCGCGAGGAGCGCGAAGAACACGAAGGCGAGAGCGTCCGTGAAGGCATGTCGGTGGCGCTGGCGAGCGTCGGCGTGGCGCTCGTCTGGGTCACGGCGACGACGGTCATCGGCTTCATGTCGAACCTCGTCAGTCCCCTGCCGCCGATTCAGGACTTCGGTATCGTGAGTTCGGTCGGCATTCTGGCGGCGCTGGTCGTGTTCGGGGGCCTGATTCCGGCCCTGAAGGTCGAAATCGACAGTCTCCTCGAATCGAAGGGCTTCGACCGCCAGAAGCGAGCGTTCGGAACCGGCGGCGGCGCGCTCGGGTCGATGCTGTCGGTCGGTGCGACTGCGGCGCGCAAGGCCCCCATCGTGGTGTTGGCGCTGACGCTGGTGCTGTCGGCCGGTGGCGCATACGGCGCGACGCAGGTCGATACCAGTTTCTCTCAGAGCGACTTCCTCGCCGAGGACCCGCCGGGGTGGATGAAGGACCTGCCCGAACCGTTCGCGCCCGGCACCTACACGGCGAAGGCGAACCTCGAGTACGTCAACGAGAACTTCCTGCGACAGGACTCGCAGGCCCAAGTTCTCATCGAGGGTGACGTGGCGAGCGCGTCAGCCTTAGAGCAAGTCCAGTCGGCGCGCGACTCGGCCGCCGAGAAGGACGTGGTGGTCGTCCTCTCGAACGGCGAACCCCGGATTCAGAGTCCGCTCTCGGTGATGTCGCAGGTCGCGGCCGAGAACGAGACGTTCAACGCGACGCTTCAGTCTGCGGACACCGACGGTGACGGCGTGCCCGACAAGAACGTCGAACAGGTCTACGACGAACTCTACGAGGTCGCACCCGACCAAGCCGAGGGCGTCGTCGCCCGCGAGGACGGCGAGTACACCGCGGTCCGGATGGTCGTCTCGGTCAAGGGCGGGGCCTCGTCGTCGGCAGTCACCGAGCAGATGCGCGAAGTTGCCGATGGCGTCGAAGGCGACGACCTGACCGCCACCGCGACCGGTCAGCCCATCGTCTTCGAAATCGTCCAAGACCAACTGCTCGATACGGTCATCCAGAGCCTCATCATCACGCTGGGCGCGACGTTCGGCTTCCTGATGATAGCCTACCGACTCGCTCACGGGAGCGCCACCCTCGGAGCCATCACGCTCCTCCCGGTGGCGTTCAGCGTCTCGTGGATTCTCGGGACGATGTACCTGCTGGGGATGCCCTTCAACGTCCTGACGGGGATGATTACCAGCCTCACGGTCGGGTTGGGCGTCGCCTACAGCATCCACCTCAGCGAGCGGTTCACGCTGGAACTCGGTCGGCGTGACACTATCTGGCAGGCGATGCACGAGAGCGTCACCGGAACCGGCGGCGCGCTGTTGGGAAGCGCGGCGACGACCGTCGGCGGGTTCGGCGTCCTCTCGTTCGCCATCCTGCCCGCGCTCCAGCAGTTCGGCATCATCACCGGCCTGACCATCATCTACGCCTTCCTCGCCAGCGTGCTGGTGCTTCCCAGCCTGCTGGTGCTGTGGACGCGCTACCTCGGGCCGGGCGAGACCGGCGAGGCCACGACCCAGACCGCCGGTAGCCCGGTCGCAAACAGCGGCGCGACGGAGGTGGGAGAGGACTAA